The following proteins come from a genomic window of Mammaliicoccus sp. Marseille-Q6498:
- a CDS encoding TM2 domain-containing protein, which yields MNLDEKTYVETQVANRSKSLGVSYLLWFFLGAIGAHRFYYGKTGSAIVILLLTLFTSWWTFGIIVLIWLIIDAFLIPSWKRKHEHSIREQATSEVKMMSNN from the coding sequence ATGAATTTAGATGAGAAAACGTACGTTGAAACGCAAGTTGCTAATCGTTCTAAATCACTAGGAGTATCTTATTTATTATGGTTTTTTCTAGGTGCAATTGGAGCACATAGATTTTATTATGGTAAGACAGGTTCTGCAATCGTAATACTTTTGTTAACTTTATTTACATCGTGGTGGACTTTTGGAATTATAGTGTTAATTTGGCTTATTATAGATGCATTTTTAATTCCAAGTTGGAAAAGAAAACATGAACATTCGATAAGAGAACAAGCCACTTCAGAAGTGAAAATGATGAGTAATAATTAA
- a CDS encoding alpha/beta hydrolase: MKKLWILGIGLLVVVAITIGYIFTTANSQKQSDVKKHTAHSKADRNHTPTLFLHGYGGSANSEKFMVNQAKKKGVTKDVIKAVVSQNGEVELKGKLPKDSTNPIVQIELENNQQGDLDENARWFKNVLIQLQQEYKIKKFNFVGHSMGNLSFAKYMLANGKDQTLPQLNKQVNIAGTFNGVLNMNEQVNEISVDADGKPSRMNPPYPDLLQLKDIYKEKNIEVLNIYGDIEDGTHSDGRVSNSSSKSLKYLLGNSPKSYQEAKYEGKEAQHSQLHENREVANKIINFLWEK; encoded by the coding sequence GTGAAAAAATTATGGATTTTAGGAATTGGATTATTAGTAGTTGTTGCGATCACTATTGGTTATATTTTCACAACAGCGAATAGTCAAAAACAATCTGACGTTAAAAAACATACAGCGCACTCAAAGGCAGATCGTAATCATACGCCGACGTTATTTTTACATGGCTATGGTGGTAGTGCAAATTCTGAAAAATTTATGGTTAATCAGGCTAAGAAAAAAGGTGTCACGAAAGATGTTATTAAAGCCGTTGTATCTCAAAATGGTGAAGTTGAACTTAAAGGGAAACTACCGAAAGACTCAACTAACCCAATTGTTCAGATTGAGCTTGAAAATAATCAACAAGGCGATCTTGATGAAAATGCTAGATGGTTTAAAAACGTATTAATCCAATTACAACAAGAGTATAAAATTAAAAAGTTTAATTTCGTAGGACATTCAATGGGGAATTTATCATTCGCAAAATATATGTTGGCTAATGGTAAAGATCAAACGTTACCACAATTAAATAAACAAGTGAATATTGCTGGAACATTCAACGGCGTATTAAATATGAATGAACAAGTAAATGAAATCAGTGTAGATGCTGACGGTAAACCTAGTCGCATGAACCCACCGTATCCAGATTTACTTCAACTTAAAGATATTTATAAAGAGAAAAATATTGAAGTGTTGAATATATATGGAGATATAGAAGACGGCACACATTCAGACGGTCGTGTATCAAACAGCTCATCAAAATCATTAAAATATTTACTAGGAAATAGTCCTAAAAGTTATCAAGAAGCGAAATATGAAGGCAAAGAAGCACAACACAGTCAATTACATGAAAATCGTGAAGTTGCTAATAAGATCATTAATTTCTTGTGGGAAAAATAA
- a CDS encoding dihydrofolate reductase family protein: MRKLVVFLHSTLDGFVEGPNGAMDIGWVAYDSELETFANDVLTHADTIVWGRNTYEMMHDYWPSVPSDPNATDYELNHAKWIENVEKVVFSKTLDSVEWNNTTLVNDNVEEVINQLKQQDGNDIVVLGSPRFAHHLMDLNVVDEFKITVSPTLIGGGLPLFKNINNKIDLNLKNHKAFGSGALGLVYEMKK; encoded by the coding sequence ATGAGAAAATTAGTTGTGTTTTTGCATAGTACTTTAGATGGGTTTGTTGAAGGCCCGAATGGAGCAATGGATATAGGTTGGGTTGCATATGATTCTGAATTGGAAACATTTGCGAATGATGTACTAACGCATGCTGATACAATTGTGTGGGGACGAAATACTTATGAAATGATGCACGATTATTGGCCATCCGTTCCGTCTGACCCTAATGCTACTGATTATGAACTAAATCATGCAAAATGGATTGAAAATGTTGAAAAAGTTGTGTTTTCTAAGACTTTGGATTCAGTTGAATGGAACAATACGACACTTGTAAATGACAACGTTGAAGAGGTGATTAATCAACTTAAACAGCAAGATGGAAATGACATTGTTGTATTAGGAAGTCCACGATTTGCGCACCATCTGATGGACTTAAATGTAGTTGATGAATTTAAGATTACCGTTTCACCAACTTTAATAGGTGGCGGCTTACCTTTATTTAAAAATATAAATAATAAAATCGATTTAAACCTTAAAAATCATAAAGCTTTCGGTTCAGGAGCTTTAGGTTTAGTTTATGAAATGAAGAAATAA
- a CDS encoding DUF1672 domain-containing protein has protein sequence MKKIFSSIMISTLLLGGCSQMNQVSNSKSENESKSIPEEMPADKYKGQGFQPKAEDDAIEYAKKHRKAFEKKGEQFFKDNFSLNVKATNVVGSGDGVEVFVHCDDHDIVFNASIPLEKDSIHSKGSMRSTDDGDSMSNMVGTILSGFEYRAEKEKFDNLTQFLENNKNKYQYTGYTKEAINKTQEGGYQNKYFYLVANNTTIDNYRKYYEPLIHKNDNDFKNGMKKARKSLEYTAKNDAVTTLFSTQKNYSKKKNSPNVFAIADKLEKRKDMPTRTYLTLLFSDININTKSPGLDQKDTTEFGVFEDEN, from the coding sequence ATGAAAAAAATATTTAGTTCGATCATGATTTCAACACTACTATTAGGAGGTTGTTCACAAATGAATCAAGTTTCAAATTCTAAATCTGAAAATGAATCTAAATCTATACCAGAAGAAATGCCTGCGGATAAATATAAAGGGCAAGGTTTCCAACCAAAAGCCGAAGATGACGCAATTGAATACGCAAAAAAACACCGTAAAGCATTTGAAAAGAAAGGCGAACAGTTTTTTAAAGACAATTTCAGCTTAAATGTGAAGGCAACGAATGTTGTTGGTAGCGGAGACGGTGTCGAAGTATTTGTACATTGCGACGATCACGACATCGTATTTAATGCCAGTATTCCATTGGAAAAAGACTCTATTCACTCAAAAGGCTCCATGCGTAGTACAGATGATGGGGATTCCATGTCAAATATGGTCGGAACTATACTAAGTGGGTTTGAGTATAGAGCAGAGAAAGAAAAATTTGATAATTTAACGCAATTTCTTGAAAATAATAAAAATAAATATCAATATACAGGATATACAAAAGAAGCTATTAACAAAACCCAAGAAGGTGGTTATCAGAACAAGTATTTCTACTTAGTCGCCAACAATACGACTATAGATAACTATAGAAAATATTATGAACCCCTTATACACAAAAATGATAATGATTTTAAAAATGGAATGAAAAAAGCTAGAAAAAGTTTAGAATACACTGCAAAAAATGATGCTGTTACTACTTTATTTAGTACACAAAAAAATTATTCTAAAAAGAAGAATTCACCGAATGTATTTGCTATTGCTGATAAATTAGAAAAACGAAAAGACATGCCAACTCGTACATATTTAACATTACTATTTTCTGATATAAATATAAATACTAAATCACCTGGATTAGATCAGAAAGACACCACTGAATTTGGGGTTTTTGAAGATGAAAACTAA
- a CDS encoding DUF5079 family protein, with translation MNINNKIDELRKPATQVVSLIALFAILFSCLAFFNGLDYDKLPFYLKGITVIELLIIVISLLQFIRFIRFSKSDLVNKREVKNYAKFLTIINVVATYNLGFALSNVFYFMAIQQHVDLYNYWLLNMISMIISFVLWTLGSILVCIKLPNLQKYISGKTKTFIGFGLMFISQFIYIERIIEYILVPNIADSKFIIGGSIIILIIIYYISFLWLLKYTDFKILVLKEK, from the coding sequence ATGAATATAAATAATAAAATTGATGAATTAAGAAAACCAGCAACTCAAGTAGTAAGTTTAATTGCTTTATTTGCAATTCTTTTTTCTTGTTTAGCATTTTTTAATGGGCTTGACTATGATAAATTACCATTTTATTTAAAAGGTATAACGGTTATTGAGTTGTTAATAATTGTAATCAGTTTATTACAATTCATTCGGTTTATTAGATTTAGTAAAAGTGATTTAGTGAACAAAAGAGAAGTAAAAAATTATGCAAAATTCTTAACCATTATTAATGTTGTCGCAACATATAATTTAGGATTTGCATTGAGTAATGTATTTTACTTTATGGCCATACAACAGCATGTAGATTTATACAATTATTGGTTGTTAAATATGATATCTATGATTATTAGTTTCGTATTATGGACTTTAGGTTCGATTTTAGTATGTATAAAGTTACCGAATTTACAAAAATATATAAGTGGTAAAACTAAAACATTTATTGGGTTTGGTTTAATGTTTATTTCACAATTCATATATATAGAAAGAATTATTGAATATATATTAGTTCCCAATATTGCAGACTCTAAATTTATTATAGGCGGTTCAATAATAATCTTAATAATAATTTATTATATAAGCTTCCTTTGGCTTCTGAAATATACAGACTTCAAAATTCTAGTTTTAAAGGAAAAATAA
- a CDS encoding DUF5079 family protein, whose amino-acid sequence MNINNEIDELRKPATQIVSLFALFMILFTCLTFFNGLDYDRLPFYLKGITIIELIIIVVSLLQFIRFIRFSNGDLVNKRKLKNYAKFLTIINVVAPYNACFAFSNLFYFMAIQHHVDLYGYWLLYVITMVISFALWSLGSILIWIELPRLQKYISGKTKSFIGIGLLLISQFIYIEKIIEYILVPNIADSKFAVAGSMLVLLGIYVATIEWVRKYANFKIHVLNE is encoded by the coding sequence ATGAATATAAATAATGAAATTGATGAATTAAGAAAACCAGCGACACAAATAGTAAGTTTATTTGCTTTATTTATGATATTATTCACCTGTTTAACATTCTTTAATGGGCTTGACTATGATAGATTACCATTTTATTTAAAAGGTATAACGATTATTGAGTTGATAATAATTGTAGTCAGTTTATTACAATTCATTCGGTTTATTAGATTTAGTAACGGTGACTTAGTGAACAAAAGAAAGTTAAAAAATTATGCAAAGTTCTTAACCATTATTAATGTTGTCGCTCCATACAATGCGTGTTTTGCATTTAGTAATCTTTTTTACTTTATGGCTATACAACATCACGTAGACTTATATGGTTATTGGTTGTTATATGTCATAACAATGGTTATTAGCTTTGCATTATGGAGTTTAGGTTCGATATTAATATGGATAGAATTACCAAGATTACAAAAATATATAAGTGGTAAAACTAAATCATTTATTGGTATTGGTTTATTGCTTATTTCACAATTTATTTATATAGAGAAAATTATTGAATATATATTAGTTCCAAATATTGCAGATTCTAAATTTGCTGTAGCAGGTTCTATGTTGGTCTTATTAGGCATTTATGTAGCAACAATTGAATGGGTTAGAAAATATGCAAACTTCAAAATACATGTTTTGAATGAATAA
- a CDS encoding DUF5080 family protein: MGFFLLVIVCGLYYVVYFTSVIYSEGLKVLQLIVYAAVFILYLIPFLFMKEDYYSMQNYMIILNMGVGGYAWMAIKGFWTKPLKLKREKLIKKTQGSISEEQYENIESLTIIIEAAKYKGIISMIISFIFMVSMTNLISLFGSV, from the coding sequence ATGGGATTTTTTTTATTAGTTATAGTGTGTGGATTATACTATGTTGTTTATTTTACTTCTGTTATATACTCAGAAGGTTTAAAAGTATTACAGCTAATAGTTTATGCAGCGGTTTTTATTTTATATTTAATACCTTTCCTTTTTATGAAAGAAGACTACTACAGTATGCAAAATTATATGATAATTTTAAATATGGGTGTAGGTGGATATGCTTGGATGGCTATTAAAGGATTCTGGACGAAACCATTAAAATTAAAAAGAGAAAAACTTATTAAAAAAACGCAAGGATCAATTTCAGAAGAGCAATATGAAAATATAGAGAGTCTTACAATTATTATAGAAGCAGCTAAATATAAAGGGATTATTTCAATGATCATATCATTTATTTTTATGGTATCGATGACGAATCTAATAAGTTTATTTGGATCAGTTTGA
- the dcuS gene encoding DcuS/MalK family sensor histidine kinase, giving the protein MGKRRLKLSTLIIIVVCIVVLFSLLITSVLISNTVESTIHKTTEEKAEVIGKSIAQSETVQSDLKDKKNDHKIQEYTSEIQRTTDVSFIVVMDMKGIRKSHPNEDLIGKHFQGGDEKASLHGKVSSSISKGTLGESLRSFTPVYYKGKQVGVVAVGVPMKSVYEALADGNKKIIIGSIIGLIVGAIGAYLLSRYIKKILLGLEPSHIAKILVERNTMLQSVHEGIVAVDKEGKINVVNKSAMDIFKKAGLNNDPIGMKIDDYMASTQLPNVVEYGKSELDEEQNINGVKILVNRVPLFVNNEIVGAISTFRDKTEVNKLSEQLVGVKTYADTLRAQSHEFSNRLHVISGLLQMEHYDDLKQYINEIVKHGSQENGNITSNIKDPVLAGFLIGKLSLAREQNIKLSIMNHTTVPEPHDSHVTHEIITIIGNLIDNSIDSLNSSAVKNKTIEVHLKYEHHDLMIDTVDSGLGLKNEADYQIFEKGYSSKGENRGYGLYLVQQSVEKLNGTIKLASNVAGNVKFSVVINYPKKEEDKC; this is encoded by the coding sequence TTGGGGAAACGTAGATTAAAGTTAAGTACGTTAATTATTATCGTTGTGTGTATTGTGGTGTTATTTTCTCTACTTATTACAAGTGTATTGATCAGTAATACGGTAGAAAGTACAATTCATAAAACGACTGAGGAAAAGGCTGAGGTTATCGGGAAGTCTATTGCGCAATCAGAGACGGTTCAATCGGATTTAAAGGATAAAAAGAATGATCATAAAATTCAAGAGTATACTTCAGAAATTCAACGTACAACGGATGTGAGTTTTATCGTTGTGATGGATATGAAGGGGATTAGAAAGTCGCATCCTAATGAAGATTTGATAGGTAAGCATTTCCAAGGTGGCGATGAGAAAGCGTCGCTGCATGGTAAGGTAAGTTCTTCTATTTCTAAAGGGACGCTTGGTGAGTCGTTAAGATCGTTTACACCTGTTTATTATAAGGGGAAACAAGTAGGTGTTGTTGCTGTAGGTGTTCCGATGAAAAGTGTTTACGAAGCGCTTGCGGATGGTAATAAAAAAATTATTATAGGATCAATTATTGGTCTTATTGTTGGTGCTATTGGTGCATACTTACTTTCAAGATATATTAAGAAAATTTTGCTAGGGTTAGAGCCTTCTCACATTGCTAAAATATTGGTTGAGCGGAACACGATGTTACAATCTGTTCATGAAGGTATCGTAGCTGTAGATAAAGAAGGTAAGATTAATGTTGTGAATAAGTCAGCAATGGATATTTTTAAAAAAGCTGGTTTGAACAATGATCCTATTGGAATGAAGATTGACGATTATATGGCGTCTACTCAATTACCAAATGTAGTTGAGTACGGGAAGTCTGAACTTGATGAAGAACAAAATATTAATGGCGTGAAAATTTTAGTTAATAGAGTACCGCTTTTTGTGAACAATGAGATAGTAGGTGCGATTTCAACGTTCAGAGATAAGACGGAAGTGAATAAACTTTCAGAACAATTAGTTGGGGTTAAGACATACGCTGACACTTTACGTGCGCAATCTCATGAATTTAGTAATAGGCTGCACGTTATTTCTGGTTTGTTACAAATGGAACATTACGATGATTTAAAACAATATATTAATGAAATCGTGAAGCATGGTAGCCAAGAGAATGGCAATATCACGTCGAATATTAAAGACCCAGTGTTAGCCGGATTCTTAATAGGTAAGTTAAGTCTTGCAAGAGAACAGAATATTAAACTATCGATTATGAACCATACGACTGTTCCGGAACCTCATGATTCGCACGTTACACATGAAATCATTACGATTATAGGTAATTTAATTGATAATAGTATAGACTCTTTAAACTCTTCAGCTGTCAAAAATAAAACAATCGAAGTACATTTAAAATATGAACATCACGATTTAATGATTGATACGGTAGATTCAGGATTAGGGCTTAAAAACGAAGCAGATTATCAAATTTTTGAAAAAGGCTACTCTTCTAAAGGAGAAAATAGAGGTTACGGGTTATACTTAGTCCAACAAAGTGTTGAAAAACTCAACGGTACAATAAAATTAGCTTCTAATGTAGCAGGAAATGTGAAATTTTCAGTCGTTATAAATTATCCAAAAAAGGAAGAAGATAAATGTTGA
- a CDS encoding response regulator, which produces MLNILIVEDDPMVAQINRHFIEKVDNQASVDIAPNVKEAMVIIEEKEIDLLLLDIYMPEENGLTFLQHIREQGYKIDAILITAASDVEDIQTAFRYGAVDYLIKPFEFERFKKSLLKYKKGLSFFNNNRHINQADIDTEFLNKEMNDQNPNLKLPKGVTKETLQVIIEKMKYFEENEFSTDDISKIVNISRVSVRKYLRFLTDIEVLEESLTYGIGRPIYFYKVKKDNLEYLNGYIE; this is translated from the coding sequence ATGTTGAATATATTAATTGTTGAAGACGATCCAATGGTAGCACAAATAAATAGGCATTTTATTGAGAAGGTTGATAACCAAGCGTCCGTAGACATTGCACCAAATGTAAAAGAAGCGATGGTTATAATAGAAGAAAAAGAAATAGATTTATTATTACTAGACATATATATGCCAGAAGAAAATGGATTAACATTCCTTCAACATATTAGAGAGCAAGGTTATAAAATAGACGCCATTTTAATTACAGCAGCCTCGGACGTAGAAGACATACAAACAGCATTTCGATATGGTGCTGTAGATTACTTGATTAAACCTTTCGAATTCGAACGCTTCAAAAAATCATTATTAAAATATAAAAAAGGATTAAGTTTCTTTAATAACAATCGTCATATTAACCAAGCAGACATAGATACTGAATTTTTAAACAAAGAAATGAATGATCAAAATCCGAATCTTAAACTACCAAAAGGCGTGACAAAAGAAACGTTACAAGTAATTATAGAAAAAATGAAATACTTTGAAGAAAACGAATTTTCTACAGATGATATCTCCAAAATCGTAAATATTTCTAGAGTCTCTGTACGTAAATATTTGAGATTTTTAACAGATATAGAAGTATTAGAAGAATCATTAACATATGGGATAGGACGCCCGATATATTTCTATAAAGTAAAAAAAGACAACTTGGAATATTTAAATGGATATATAGAATAA
- a CDS encoding 2-hydroxycarboxylate transporter family protein has product MNSQTNLKALTQKEMPLENNLKRLINKFINIKVGVLPLPLYIILAGIILAASVYKTLPPDMIGGFAVIMILGILLGDLGQKIPVLKEIGGPAILALLVPSILVFFDLINSSSMEAVTTLMKTSNFLYFYISCLVVGSILGMNSKVLIQGFTRMFVPLVVGTVLAVSAGLLVGFILGYDVKHTFFYIVVPIIGGGIGEGILPLSIAYSSILGGSAESFVSQMIPAAVLGNIFAVVCAGLMMRLGKKKKHLSGNGTLVKSENIEEIAGEKEKKTIDFSLMGAGLLIACSFFIVGTLGQKFIGIPGPVIMILFATIIKCLKVMPHKMEDGAHNLYKFVSTSLTWPLMVGLGMLYIPLEDVVKIVTPAYIVVCAAVVLTMISSGYFVGKLMKMYPVDSAIVTGCHSGLGGTGDVAILSASKRMALMPFAQVATRIGGVSTVILASLLLKLLS; this is encoded by the coding sequence ATGAATTCACAAACTAATTTGAAAGCGCTTACTCAAAAAGAGATGCCGCTTGAAAATAATTTAAAAAGGTTAATAAACAAATTTATAAACATTAAAGTTGGGGTGCTGCCATTACCGCTTTATATAATTTTAGCTGGAATTATATTAGCTGCATCCGTATATAAAACATTACCACCTGATATGATTGGCGGTTTTGCTGTCATCATGATTTTAGGTATTTTACTAGGAGATCTCGGTCAAAAAATTCCGGTTTTAAAAGAAATAGGTGGTCCTGCTATATTGGCATTACTTGTACCTTCTATTTTAGTCTTTTTTGACCTTATTAATTCGTCATCAATGGAAGCGGTTACAACTTTAATGAAGACTTCGAATTTTTTATATTTTTATATTTCGTGCCTTGTTGTAGGTAGTATTTTAGGTATGAATAGTAAAGTATTGATTCAAGGATTTACACGTATGTTCGTTCCTTTAGTAGTCGGAACAGTCTTAGCAGTATCAGCAGGGTTATTAGTTGGTTTCATACTCGGCTATGACGTAAAACATACTTTCTTCTATATCGTTGTGCCAATTATCGGTGGCGGTATCGGTGAAGGAATCTTACCATTATCCATTGCTTATTCTTCTATATTAGGAGGATCTGCGGAGTCGTTCGTTTCTCAAATGATTCCAGCCGCTGTATTAGGTAATATATTTGCGGTCGTTTGTGCAGGTTTAATGATGCGATTAGGTAAGAAGAAAAAGCATCTTTCAGGGAATGGAACGTTAGTTAAATCTGAAAATATTGAAGAAATTGCTGGTGAAAAAGAAAAGAAAACGATTGATTTTTCTCTTATGGGGGCAGGCTTACTTATAGCATGTAGTTTCTTTATTGTTGGTACACTTGGACAGAAATTTATCGGTATACCTGGACCAGTTATTATGATTTTATTTGCGACAATTATTAAATGTTTGAAAGTAATGCCACATAAGATGGAAGACGGTGCGCACAATTTATATAAATTTGTATCTACAAGTCTTACATGGCCGTTAATGGTCGGTCTTGGCATGCTTTATATACCTTTAGAAGATGTCGTTAAAATTGTAACGCCGGCATATATTGTTGTATGTGCAGCTGTCGTATTGACGATGATATCATCTGGTTATTTCGTAGGTAAACTGATGAAAATGTATCCAGTAGATTCTGCAATTGTTACAGGTTGTCATAGTGGTTTAGGTGGCACAGGGGATGTAGCCATATTATCTGCATCTAAACGTATGGCGCTTATGCCTTTTGCTCAAGTAGCTACAAGAATCGGTGGCGTATCTACCGTTATATTAGCATCATTGTTATTAAAATTATTAAGTTAA
- a CDS encoding NADP-dependent malic enzyme, giving the protein MSEKNESTDSINLHHKHAGKIEIISKVDVNTEKDLSVVYTPGVSEVCKAIEADETKVNTLTSRGNMIAVITDGTAVLGLGDIGPKAAIPVMEGKSILFKQLANVDAFPLSLDTKDTEEIISIIKALQPNFSGINLEDISAPRCFEIEKRLIETLDIPVFHDDQHGTAIVVLAALINSLKVVQKEDYNAKIIINGAGSAGIAIAKLLLEAGYTDITLVSLEGVLNKAEPWMNNAQRAISEHTNPDNVRGTLEDVIQNADVFIGVSGPKALTKEHVKTMSDNPIIFALANPTPEIYPEEAVEAGAAVIGTGRSDYPNQINNLLAFPGIFRGVLDSQTKHITTEMKIAAAKAIASTIEEDELNENYVIPKSLDTRVVDQVAEAVKNSVTKDEKVLMQ; this is encoded by the coding sequence ATGTCAGAGAAAAATGAAAGCACGGATTCAATTAACTTGCACCATAAACACGCAGGTAAAATAGAAATCATCAGTAAAGTAGACGTAAATACAGAAAAAGACTTGAGTGTCGTTTATACACCTGGCGTATCTGAAGTATGTAAAGCAATCGAAGCAGACGAAACGAAAGTGAATACATTAACATCAAGAGGTAACATGATAGCGGTTATTACAGATGGAACAGCTGTACTTGGTTTAGGGGATATTGGACCAAAAGCTGCGATACCCGTTATGGAAGGGAAAAGCATTTTATTTAAGCAATTAGCAAACGTTGATGCATTTCCTTTATCTTTAGATACAAAAGATACTGAAGAAATTATCTCCATTATTAAAGCATTACAACCGAATTTCTCTGGCATTAATTTAGAAGATATATCAGCACCACGTTGTTTTGAAATTGAAAAGAGATTAATTGAAACGTTAGACATTCCAGTCTTTCATGACGACCAACACGGAACAGCCATTGTTGTACTTGCAGCTTTGATCAATTCACTAAAAGTCGTTCAAAAAGAAGACTACAATGCGAAAATCATCATTAACGGTGCAGGTTCAGCAGGTATCGCGATTGCTAAATTACTATTAGAAGCAGGATATACAGATATTACGCTGGTCAGTCTAGAAGGCGTCTTAAATAAAGCAGAACCTTGGATGAATAACGCACAACGAGCAATCTCAGAGCACACAAATCCAGACAATGTAAGAGGAACATTAGAAGACGTTATACAAAACGCCGATGTATTTATCGGTGTCTCTGGACCAAAAGCATTAACAAAAGAACACGTTAAAACAATGAGCGATAACCCAATTATATTTGCATTAGCTAACCCGACGCCAGAAATATATCCAGAAGAAGCGGTAGAAGCAGGCGCAGCTGTAATTGGAACAGGACGTTCAGACTACCCTAACCAAATAAATAATTTATTAGCATTCCCAGGCATTTTTAGAGGCGTGTTAGACTCACAAACAAAACATATCACAACCGAAATGAAAATAGCCGCAGCAAAAGCAATCGCTTCTACTATTGAAGAAGACGAACTAAATGAAAACTACGTCATACCAAAATCTTTAGATACAAGAGTAGTAGATCAAGTCGCAGAAGCAGTTAAAAATTCAGTTACAAAAGACGAAAAAGTATTGATGCAGTGA